The genomic interval AGCTGGCAGTCGCCGAGGGCAAGCCGCTGCCGCTCACCCAGGAGGACGTGGTGCTGAGCGGCCATGCCGTGGAGGCGCGCCTCTACGCCGAGGACGTAGGCGCAGGCTTCTTGCCCGCCAGCGGTCCCATCCACTGGCTGCACTGGCCACAGGGGGTGCGCATCGACACCGGGGTCGCCGCCGGCGATGAGGTGAGCCCCTATTACGATCCCATGATCGCCAAGCTGGTCGCCCACGGCCAGAGCCGCGCCGAGGCCTTCGCCAGGCTGGCCGATGCCCTGGCGGCCCTGAGTCTCGGCCCCCTGGTGCACAACGGCCCGCTGCTGCTGCGCCTGTGTGAAGAGCCGGACGTGCTGGCCATGGCGCACCACACCCAGTGGCCCATTCCCACCGAGCCGCTGGCCATACCGACACTCGCCTGGCCGCTGGCCACCCTCTGGCTCGCCAGTCGCACTGGCCCCTCCCCCTGGCAGCAGGCCCCCGGCTTTCGGCTGGGCGAGAGCAGCAGCCTGACGGCAGCGGTGCGGATCGGCGAAGAGGCCCGGGTACTGACCCTGGCCGAGCGCGCCGGCCGGCTCACATGGCAGGGAGAAGCCTACCCCTATGAGCTGGGCACCGATCATATCCGTCTGCAGCGGGCGGGCCGCTGGGTGCGCTGCCCCGTCACCCCGGCGGCAGAGACAGCCTTCGTGCTGCAACTGGATGACAGGCACATTCCCTTCGCCGCCAATGATCAGCGCCATAGGCCACACCATGATCATGAAACGGCCCAAGGCGCCCTGGCCCCCATGCACGGCATTGTGGTGGCGCTGCTGGTCGAGGTCGGGCAACCCGTCAGCAAGGGGCAACCCCTGCTGGTGCTGGAGGCGATGAAGATGGAGCACGTCTTGAAAGCAGACAAGGAGGGGGTGATCACCGCCCTCTGCTGCCGCCAGGGGGAGCAGGTGAGCCAGGGCGCCGTCCTGGTGCACTTTGCCGACCCGATCGCCGATGATGCTCAGGGAGGTGCAGCATGAGCAAGGAGCATGGCACGCCCGTCGACAGGGTCAGCCTGGTGGAGGTGGGACCGCGGGATGGGCTGCAGAACGAACCTCGCCTGTTGTCGCTGGCGCAGCGGCTTCTGCTTATCAACCGCCTCGCCGAGAGCGGCCTGCAACGGATCGAGGTGGGGG from Aeromonas rivipollensis carries:
- a CDS encoding acetyl/propionyl/methylcrotonyl-CoA carboxylase subunit alpha, translating into MTHQAPIKRLLIANRGEIAVRIIKTARRLGIHTIALYSDADARAMHVREADEAWHLGPAPARESYLDAAKVLKIAREAGADAVHPGYGFLSENSDFASACAQQGLRFIGPGGAAILAMGDKSGAKALMQAAGVPVLPGYHGADQTPALLRDQAHQVGFPLLIKAASGGGGKGMRRVEQIDEFDAALAAVKREALAAFGDDNVLLERYLARARHVEVQVFADTLGNAIYLGDRDCSLQRRHQKVIEEAPAPNIAPALRRAMGEAAVAAARAIDYVGAGTIEFLLCGEAFFFMEMNTRLQVEHPVTEAITGQDLVAWQLAVAEGKPLPLTQEDVVLSGHAVEARLYAEDVGAGFLPASGPIHWLHWPQGVRIDTGVAAGDEVSPYYDPMIAKLVAHGQSRAEAFARLADALAALSLGPLVHNGPLLLRLCEEPDVLAMAHHTQWPIPTEPLAIPTLAWPLATLWLASRTGPSPWQQAPGFRLGESSSLTAAVRIGEEARVLTLAERAGRLTWQGEAYPYELGTDHIRLQRAGRWVRCPVTPAAETAFVLQLDDRHIPFAANDQRHRPHHDHETAQGALAPMHGIVVALLVEVGQPVSKGQPLLVLEAMKMEHVLKADKEGVITALCCRQGEQVSQGAVLVHFADPIADDAQGGAA